GCAAACCTTGACAGATATATATCGTGGTGGTGTCACAGACTGTCAACGGCCTTTCTGTCGAGTATACGGATGTACGGGTTTGTTAATATCATACATATGCAGTAGAAGTATATCAGTTAAAAAGACATTGTCGTTGAAAAACGAACGTTTCTAGTCGACCTTGTCGACCCAGACGGTGAATACCACTGCAAACAAATTACATGTGAAGATCATGTGAAAATAATTCTCCATAACAATGgcatgttattttttaaaaaaacaatgtcgttaataacatgtacatttcagtacAAACATGACAGACAGATTAATTGAAACATATTAGCCAGCACTGCTCCATCTATCACACTGATGCGCAAGCTTGTAATAAACCAATGTTTGAATAAACCGTTCTGGCAAAATTGGTCACGACGGTGAAGTGGTGAAGTTTTTCAACAAATGGTGCCTTCATCAAACACGACCTACAGCGTTCGCCCACAATCCTCCTCCAGGATAGGGGAGCTATTACCCGGGTCAAATGGGGTCAATACTCATAACTGCGACTTCTGTAAATGTGTTTTAGaacaatgaaaataacaaaGGGAAATGAACACACTCCATTAAGCGATTCTGTTAATACCTTAGGCTCTTCATTTATTACCTTGATATTGTGATGCAAATTTGCGAGACTACAACCCACTGTCCTCTGGTAGCAAAGAATTAGATTGGATCTAAGGATTTCAAATGTGTGTTTTCTTCTGAATATAACAGTTCCCAATTACTAACCTGATATTATATATAAACAAAGTCTCACTGTGGATATTGTTAGTAAACATACACATAAAAACTATGAAATAATGAGTTTCATGAAAACGTTTCAAAGATTCTTTTGCCTTAGGTCCATGTTTCAAAACACAATCAAGACAATGACAATGTACATCATCTCATAAAGAAAACTTCATTTGAcatattatgaaaaacatgacttttagcatatatacacacatgacTGCGGATGTTTAACATAGGAATATATAGATGGTATTCGTAGAAAACAAGAGAAGGGGTTCTCCGAGTGGGACATAGTCAGGTCTACTGCTGCTCGTGTCTCTGAACGTTTTTTTCTATCAGTAACCAATTGAACTGTATGAATACGGTTACTCCTACTGTCCTACTGAGTGtgttacatattacatattcgACGTTGTCATTTAGGTCACGAGTGCGTGTCATACCTCGAAGATGAGATGCCACCATTTCTGCCGAAGACTTACGTAGCGAATCTTAATGCTACAAAGACTGTCCGACATACTTATCTCAAAGTTATGAATGCCACATCTCGTGATGAGCAAATGTCTGACACCACAAAGCTATGATTATCACCCCTTATGCTAAACGAATGTCTGACATAATTATCTCAGAGGTATGAATGCCAATACTCATGTTGAACGAATGTCTGACATAATTGAATATCCGACATTATCTTTGAGCTATTTCAGAGCTATGTATGGAATCACTCCTGCTGGTCGAGTTTGTGGCAAATGTTAAAACTATGAATGGAAACACTCCCGCTGGTCGAATTTGGTCACTCCTGCTGAATACTGTCATTCCTACAGAACATTTCGATTACTCCGTTTAAAGACAAAGTCATTTTCCATGAACTTTCATAATCGCAAATTATATCTCCTGACTAAGCATTTATGTGGGATGTGTATTGGCGTTTGCTGTGTGACATACCTCAAGTTCATGAACAACATCAGCTTGTGAATATCACAATAAAATTATTCACTCATACAACTCAGAAATCAAATCAAAATTTTCAACATAACGCTGATACCTTCAAGCTAACACTTGAGGTGGACTTATATCACATGATCCAGCCAGGTTATGTGAAGGACAATTATGTTTATCTCAAAGCAGTCCTTTAGTCCTTAACCTTGCACCATGAATCTCCAAGCATAGTTAGTGAACGTGCATGAGTTATGTCCATGAACTGAAGGTGTGTCTTACAAATATATCGTGTTAAAAGAAGGAGCACCTATGTGCACAGTTGTGATTTATGGCAAGGTGACAGCTATCCAAGTGCTGTAAAAATATCAGTTTGATTAAACGACATAAagttgtaaatatacatgtcaaaTATGTGCCTCACGTAAGGCGAAAAAGTAGATAAACAGTACTACATGAAATATTGCAATTTTTACCAGGGACTCACAAAATAAGAGCTAAATATAACTCATTCATCAAACATAGTGCTTTCATTCTCGAATGAATTAAAAGTCGTCCGTACTGGATACATACGTTATGTTTATGCTTTTACGGCAAAAAATGTAAGAAACATCAAATATGTCATTTCAAGACGTCATGGTTAACTCTGTGAAGCAAACAAGGTATTCTGCAATGATAGGATAACAAACTATGAGGCATAAAGAAGGAGGACTCTAAGGTTTCTCTGGGTGAAATGAAGATTTGAATCTGGTATATTGGGAGACAGATATGGAGGACTGTGAAAGGATGGATCCTCCAGGGTGGGGTGGGAGGTTTGTAGGGTTTGGGTGAAGAAAGAAAGGCATAAAATACTTAcgaaaagaaacacaagttaaAGGTAAAAGGAAAGTATGTTGAAGGAGTAAGGTGAGAAAGGGTGGATCAATGAAGAGGTATGGAAAGGTGAGAAAGGAAAATGGACATGAGAGGGACGGGACGGGACCAATAGAGAACAAATAAATCAAGTTCAAGAATTGGTTTAAACGGAAAGTATGTTGAAGGTATGAGTTGAATCTGATAGAACGGGTAGACAGTCGAGGAGTACACACCTAATGAGGGAGGGGGTATAGAGGGATGAAGAAACATAGATTGTAGGATTGTTTGACATGGACGCTGGATTGGTTGACATGGAAAGAAAGGAAAGAAGGCGGGATGGACTGTAGACAGTCCATGGATAACAGGCATGACGCAGGAGAGTGCTGACAGGACTAGTAAGGggaaacgagtgagtgagtgagtgaatagggtttaatgccgcttttagcaatattccagcagtatcccgacgggggacaccaaaagtggacttcaaacattttacccgtgtggggaatcgaacccggggcttcgGCGCGACGAAGGGTAAACGAACTGAGAGTAGGGTTGGCAAGTTCAAGAGGAGGATGTAGAGGTGAGAGTGTGAAAATAAGGTAGGCAAGTTGGAAGCGGAAGGAATGGAACTGATGAAACGATTTGGAAGGGAATGGTTTGTATGCAGCTGAGAATGGTGAGGCGGTGATTGATGAGGATACTGGTTTGCCAGGTGATGAAGACAGCGTTGATACATATTGGAATGGGAAGTGCTGGTTTGGTAAAGTGAACAGGGCACGATGAAGCATCTGATGAATACAGACGGATGAGGAAGGTGAAGAGCTGCTGAGAGCAATGTTAACGTTATGGTGCGCTGAATGGTTTGGACAGAGGGTGTGTAAGGAAGAAAGGTGCATGTTACATGAGGATGATGCTTGTATGTAAGGAATTTAGACAAGGTATCGTTGGGTGAAAACATGTGAAGGGGTGGAGGGGAACGATGTGAGAAATTCAAGGGTTTGTTTACACGAAGACATGTGTGATATACTACCATCACACATCACATGGTCTCCAAGAGTCACTTGCTTGGACTGCGTGCAGGACTCATGCATCTCAGTCCAGCCTTGGTAAGACATCTCCAAGCTGTGGTAAGACGTATTGTCAGTGAGTATATTTTCTCCTCAGTTTGTCCTGGTATTCTTCTGCTCCAACTGTCTCATGTTTAAACATCAGCGGTAACAGGGTACAGGCTATCATCACACAAAACAGTTTTTGTGCAGTTGGTACTATCGAAGCATAAGTTCCAGTCAAGTTTCGTCATCGACATCGACACTGATTGTCGTAGACCAAGAAGCAAAGACATATATAATGCAATATTGCACGCCTTTGACCATTACATACAATTCCTTCTAAATAACTTGcaaatgacatattttaaaaatatttcatgtgcaAAATGTATGTTATAGTGCGACAGCACGTTCATTAAAAGGCTCAGGTAACATTTGTTGTACTGAAAGTTTATTTTGCCGAACTGACTTGCACAACGGTTTGTGATTTTATGCAAGAGGACCATGGATGTTTCCCTGATCGAATATCAACATTAGGCTTTTCTGTTTCGACGCCATGAAAAATATGACTCATTGTCTCCTTAGTGAAATATCGCAGTGTCGTTTTCCACTTgtaaaatatacacacacacgaaacacagaattattccatatggaagcCATTGAAATTGGAGGCAGAATCAGTGAGCAGGGACTCCGGTGCGTGGACATATAAACATGTGCCCAGATGTTTAAACTACGTTTAAAAGACGCCAAaacactgtcacaaatgaaaaaTGCGAAGAAATGACGTGTAGGCTATCCATTGTAATCTACAACCAAATTCGGTATCCTAGATCGTCCTCCAGTTGGTGCGTTGCGAAGTGGCAGCGTATATTGGTGATATTTGTATCCAGCCTTGAGGTGCTTCTCCGGCTCGTGCAGGGCTTGTGGGACGCAGGGCCTTCCGCCTTCTGTACGCTGCATTGCCCATAGACACAGCTACAACTACCGACGTACAAAGAACTCGCTACATGCTGAGACCATACCTCTTGGTATCAACTACAACATTTATCTTAATGCTCTAGACTTCAGTTCCACAACCAGTCTAGTTTAGCTCAGCCTGCTGCCCTGGGAAAGTCTTTCTATCAGAAGGCCACAAAATATAGTTTGAGCAGGATTTATGTAATCTCCCATCACCATTAGGAAACTTCAGACTTTAACACTATCAGTCCTTACACCTCCGTTGATCATCAATTCCGTCTCATCTGTGTGACGCATGGCCGAGTCGGACACATCTTCAACAGTTATAGACACCGTGGGTTTGGAGGGCGACCTGGAACATGCAACGACAGGGGACATTGTTCAAAACCGTTGTTTAGAAGATTGATTTAAGCCACATAGCTAGCCAAGGCATACCTTGGAGGGATCATTGTGAAGGCTGGTTATTCTCTTACACTTATATTTACAATACACTATCCTCCCTAAACAGCTTAGTGGTGTTCAGAATGGGCATGTGGGTTTGGTTTAACACAGGTTTTAAtagtattccagtaatatcagggCGTGTCTGCTTTTAAATGTGGGAGACCCGAAGGTGAAGCAGGTCTGGGATGTTCACTACTTCGAAGAAATCTGAGCGTGAGTGATCTAAAAACAGAATTGTCGCGAACCGATTCGATGCCAGGCTTCTGGTGTACCCAAGGGTTTAACTCAGCATGTCGGAACTGGGATGGGAAGGCATCTTAGCGACCGCGGCTATCGATAGATATTTCGAGAGAATAGCTTGTGTTACTTCTTTCCTCTGTAATTATGCTACACGCTGTGCCATATCTATATCTACATAAGCGACTATCCGTGACGATCCGGAATAGAAGTGGTCTTTAGTAACCCGtgtttctcgtaagaggcgactaatgggatcgggtggccaggctccgtgatttggttgacacatatcatcggttcccatttgcgtagaacAATAATCACGATGTGGGTAAGTGGATTGTCTGGCTTGGACTCGATTATCTAAATATTACCGAATGCGTCGTAAAACTGAACTTGCTCACTCACATAAACGGAGTAAACACAGCTCCCTTCAGATTATTCCCCAATGCCATAACATGATTTAGATCACGGAGCTTGTGATGTACCCTTCATGAACAGAGTAATATTTGTGTTTCAACTATGGATAGTTTCATGAATAATTCATATCACAGACTCAATGTATTTGACAATCAGACAGTAATCAATAAAGCTGGGTTACTTACGAACTGTCTATCGTTGAGAAGTTTTCCGATGGAGCAAGGGGTACTGCCTCTTCATCAGAGCCCATGTTCGCGTGGTATTGGTGGTGGTGCGATGTGTGATGTTGATGTGGAGAGTGATGCTCTCCCTTGTAACTAGGGCGACGAATGACTCCATCAGGCGATCCGAGATGGCTACCATTTTCATGGTGACTTCGTATACTAGCATGCGTTCCTTGGTTTCCTTTCGATTCGGATGACATCACAGAACTCTGTCAACAAAAAACAGCTCATATTAACCCTTGACTATATGAGATCCTGAATTATTCTTTTGATCGTAATACATCTCTAAATAACGAAGCATTGTACTTTTCACATAAAATCCACTTACTTTTCCAAAGTTAATCATAGCAGTATTAACATTTGACATCCCCGCCTTTTGTGTGGGCATAGgggtcaagtggtcagactcggtgaACTTTCGACAATGGGGTATTTCCAGATGTCAACAGTCGAAAACAGAGTCACGTTCGTGTCAATTTATGATTGACTTGTCCGGTCATACTGACAAAGAATTACATTGCCAGACAATTACGTATATTCCTGATAATATATTGAAgttatttagcaatatttcaatttgCAAGCAAGCAATCTTTTTGCGGTATGGTTCCACAAAACGAAGTATGGAGGCAATGTCATCACACCTTGCACACACTTTCCTAAATACGATGAGCCGATTTACACTTTAGACATATCTGTCCTTACCTCTTAACCTtcggaaaaaaaacaaaacaaaaaactcttataaaaaaacacaaatgtaaAAATTATACAGGAAATAATCCCGACAAAAACAGTCGTTACATTAATGTTACATAATGTCTTATATGAAGTCAACACAGTGATGATACGTCAAAACAGCGCTTAGTCCTAGAAACATTCATCCAAGTGACGACCAGAACAATGATTATTGTACGGTTAATAGCTGAGGCATGAGATGCACCGTCTTCCTGGATTCGAGTTCCTTTCCTAATATACCTTCTTGGGTCAGGAAGACGGAAATAAGGACCATGGAATCAGTAACTGTTATTGATGCTAAAACATTCCTTGACATGACATGCACTATCCACCATGACCCCTAGGCCAAAGCTCCATTAATGGCACCCGCTACATAATATTGCGGTCAAATCTAGTTTATAGACAAAtatattgtgtgtattttgttatgaGCTGGAAAATACATCAATATACTGGACTGGTTAAGTGTAGCTCTCGAAGTTATTACCGAATGACATGTAGGTCAAACAGATAAACACAGAGCTCAAGGGTTATATAAGATCAAACTTTGTAGGCTGTTTCTTCCCACGTGCGCAAACTTTCATAAAACAGCAAACATGGTATTATCGTGGACGTATGATTCTAGCGTCCCATGTAATAATTGTCCACATTTGACCGTACCTTTTAATACATCTGTGTAATTGTTCATCTAGCCTCACACCTCAATTGCAGAGTGCTGCACCACCCAGACCTTTAATCAAGAACATACACAAGCCCGAACGTTGGATTCACAGTTATTCGCTGCTGGCTATAGATTTCCAAATGTGAAAGGATTACGAACAAAACCTCCTCTGGTAAAGTCAGTCAGTAACATTAGAGGACCCGGCACCGACAGCGCCTGACACGGGAGCTGGAAAGCCACCCCGAAAAATCGATCAGAAAAAGTACTCTCGGGAAAAGAGACACTGTGCTTCCATGGTTGCCAATATCGACGAGGCCTGATAATGTTTTCCATCAGAATAAGCCAAAATTATTGATTCCATTGGTCTTCCCATGCTGTTTCCCTAGCAGGGATTTCCAGACCTTATGCTGCTTCTGAGTTAAAGATGTTGTTTCGTTTCCGAACATAAGTATCTATAAATCCCGACAACTGAAGCATCTTTACCAACGATTTACGTAACTGCCCCATGGTCAAATGCCCTATTCAAAGACGGCTCTGGTCAAATACCATTAGTAAAATATTGTAATGCCAAGAGCCACAAACAGTACGAGGTTTCAATGGTTCTTCAAACTCGGTCAGCGCATTAGgtatttatttgacaatgtACATAGCTCTGGAGATATCTGCACACTGAATTGTTAATTACAGGTACCATCCATTATTCATGCAGAAGATATGTCATTATGTCCAATATAGTACCATATCAGATTGCACTATCAGGTTACTCAGACATACACTACATGGCGTTCACTTGGGACAAGAATAATTCACGACTTCGCATCGCCATAGCCTCAAGTACAAAGAAATAGTAATGGCATACTGATGTAAATCCTGTTCATTACAGTCCCGCCATTAGGCATCAATAAACACAATCAATGCTGTTCATGAACCGTCAGGATGCTCGATACTATTACTATTCAGGGATTTGGCTAGAGATAGATGTCTCTtgaacatgtcagtgttatcaATCTTTATTAGGACTTTCTTCTTGGAAAACATCGTTTAATTACTGAGGATGTTTCGAAACGTGTGTCTGAATGACCCAGAAATTGACCTATTTGAATGAAAACAAGTGTTGAGTTGCATGGGCACGATACCTTGATATAGACCAGAGCGTCATATAATTGCGGTGCtgacaaaaaaaaacagtgCTTGTGGATACTTCATAATAACATAATAGATCCTCATTATTGTCGACCTAATTGAAATGTAAGTGCAGCTTATGCACTTTTGCAGATTTTACATGATCGTGAGGTCATGACATATGAGTAATAGAGTTAATATAGTTTAACTCTGCTTTtagaaatgttccagcaatatcataacgTGAAACACTAGATATGGGCCTCACACGTTATCCccttgtgtggaatcgaaccccggtcttcgccGTGACgtgcggacgctttaaccacttggctaccccaccacccctcacAAAATATGACCATGATCTAACAGCGTCATTGTATTGCACAGGCGACGTTCATGCAGTCAGCCTCCGGGGATGGGGAGTTATGTTTACATTATAGGGAACTGGATTGTTGTGATGACTATAACGACTTGTTCCATAGTGGTCTCTCATATTCACATAGCTAATATTTTTTGGCTTTAACAATCGTACTATATTTTTCTTTGATCCGTTTAACGAGTGCAGAGAACAGAAAACTCTCTTTACtgtatttgtttccaaatctGACCTGCTATTAATCCAAGAAACGGCAGATTGCTGTACATGAAAATAATTGCTCAAGGTGATAGAATATACAAGCTGGTGTGTAGTGTTTGCGCCAGCGAAGAAAGATAATACACCTTTGTCGTGTGACAAAACCTGTTAACCCTTCTCTCCCCTTGTCTTTTATcgtattttcatttatttgtgtgTAGAAGATTTTTCGAAAAggtaaaaataaaacatttaaagaaacCTTTAAAAGAAGCCTTGTTGTGATGGCCATATTACAATGGTTAAACTCATCCCGCTATGCATCAAGGTGGAACGGTACAGGTTAGAAACGAATACTTCTTGAGTTTAAGGAATATAActtttaagtcaaaataagcagTTGTATTGTGTACGTTCAAGTGCTCTTCAAACACCATTTAAATAAAGAGATAATGGAAGATCAGGCCATGGTGAAAATATTCATCCCACCTTTATGATAATACTCTCGAACGTGCAATTAAGTAAGAATTTATCCATCTACCCGCCTCTGGAGTATTCCCCCACTAATCACACAGAACGAATTCTATCCAGCCAACCATTAACAAGATTCCACCATATTGATCAACGATGAGGCCGCATATCCATTCATCTGGCCGCCATAGAAGTCAAAGCCCACTGGTGATTACTTCAGTGCTAAGGTTGTCTATATTACTAAACACGGGGCACATCACGTCTTCTGCGCTATAGGATGCTAGGTATAGCTGGCAACAACAGCACCAGGAACCTTCCAACAGACCTCATTTTCTGGTAATTGCGCATTCGTGTTGTAGGGAAAACCGACGGCAAATAGCTGAGGTCTTCCATCCCAACGGTAACCTCATGACCGTGGAATAGCGCACTTAACCGTGGATTTAGACTTAGAATATCGGACAACCTAATGAAACAACTAGCTGTTGAATAACCGCATATCTCAAATGCCGGCTTTTCTGGAAGTCTTTAATTTGCTGACATCTTGCTTCTCGTCACATTACCTTTTCAGAGTTCCCTTGTTCTTAACGATTCCCTTATCACTGTAATACATATTCACATATTTGCCTGGATGACTCTTGAAAAATTTTCAATCCTCGGAGCCTTTCCAGTTATCAAGGTACTGATATGATAGCTATAAAAGGGCAACACCGAAATTGAAACCACATCAACATGTATCGTATCAGGTGAAGGATTTAGCAAGCTTAAAAGTCAATACATTCAGAATAGTGCAAACGTTTAGGGTTAGAATCAGTATTTGATAGTAAACAGCGGTCTTGTAAAACATTTTCCCTAAACTGCCCCTTGTGCCATTTCACGACATTATGCATTTATGCACAGAGGCGGGGAGCTgggagacagagaaagagagagttTGAGAGGCACAAAGAAAAACAGACAGGGAAAGAGAAACACAGAGAATGTGAGAATGTGAGAGgtacacagagagagacagagtgaGAGAAAAACAAAGTGGAGTGAGAATCAAATTACATCAAAACTATAAAATGCCATGAAATTGTAACTTATAATCTTTCACACCAATTCCGGAACCTAttaaaaaacataaatacataatttcAGTTATTATCACATAATTCAAGTTTAATAAATAATGCATATTCTGTAAGCGTTCCATTTTACATGGTGCTTTTAGTTAAAGTCTCTTCTGGAATAGCTTGATAATTATATTTAGGTGCTTGGAAACATTTTGTCCTTTCTCTAACACGTAAAGGCGCATCTAAATTGGGTGTGCAAACAAATAAACGTCGAATGCATCTTTGAAGAAAATGTCTGTAATACCGAAATTAACACCGACAATATAGTGAAACGATCCCGATTAATATATTTGCCCGTACATTTTAGTCAACCTCGCCGAATTTAAGCTATCCGTGGGGTATAAGCCGTGTCCAAACTTCGCTAGAAAAGATTTCACAGGGCTCAGCGGTATGTTTATACGAGGGCATCACTAAaagtcagtgatgacaccagttGTTCGCTAAACGACGGTCTTTGAACCAAGGGAACACAAGGGCTCGTTTCCTATTATGGTTCTACTGAGAGTGAAGGACAATATGGTGATGACAGTTGTATGAATGGAAACTCACTGGTGACGTAAAGCGTCTGTCAAAAAGGAAATCATGCATCATCCGCCAATCAGTAGCATCCGCCTCTCACACAGCTCCACTATTTAACCATATTTAGTCATTTCCATTAGTCATTGTCTTGAAGCCAAGGTTTCCGTTGCTTCATTATAAACTGCACGTCATAACGCCTTCAAACACAATAATATCAACTGGTAACATGAAACGATAGTCAAAGGCAATCAATGATTTATGAGGAAACATATGATAGTACACAATGTTTTTCAAACCCCCTTTCACGTGAAAGTCACGTGAAAATGACCACCCTCATaggtacatgtaaatgtatatacaGGTACCCATAAAATATCTCCTGATAATTACAATAGTTACTGCGTATTTGGCCTTATTCTTGAAGTACCTTTCAGGTGTATAATTACCGTATGGACTTATATTTCTAATCTCAGCGAACATCTGTGCATACAGGTGTATATAATCCATATCAAGTGGAAGGTCTGGCTCGCTTTCCCAGGAGCCGACTTTTTACATAGTGTATATACTTCACAAATGTTCACACAAGAACACAACCCCTCAGCATGTGTTCCACCTGACCGTAGCAGAAGAGGAGATTGGAAGAGAGGGGATGGGAGTGAGTACAGGTAGACGGCAGAAAAAGTAGGAGAACCGGGGCtaaggggggtgggggtgatTCATTCCTCTGTGTTCAGCCTCTCAAAACCTCTATTTCTTCCTTTGTTCCTTTAGAGCATATTGTCTTTGATTGTTGTGGATATTACGAAGCGGATGTTCTTATCTTGACAACTTGTACCCAAGGTTTTCGAGCGAACGGCATTCGAAAATGATAAACATCAAAGGAAGAAATTTGGGAATTCTGTAATCTGAGGAACACACCGTGTTTGGAGTATTTTCTTACTCTTTCATCAGGAGAATGAAAGGTAATGTACGGTTTGACCCCAAACTGATTCATAAACTTCATgcgtctattaacatcaacaaaaaATCGGACAACCTAAAAATTTGGGAACATATTAAATTTTGTGATTAATAGTAGAAAATTGTCTCGTAGATACTAGAGCACAGAAGACCCGAAGCATTACAAAGGGAGACAATGCTATCGAAGCAGACGAAACATGTAGTGAGACATGCATATGTGGAATAACCAGTGACATGATTTCAAAAAAGGTTTAAAAACTTGTACCGGTCTGTTTCACAGaagatatgttttgtttaaactGAAAGATATATTTCCCTTGCTTGTTAGCTTCTGGACATTTCTACCGGTAATTACAGGTAAATAAAAGTTTTTTTCTGTGACTTACCTGTTGGTTGACATCTCTCCGGATCTGATCTCCCATTCCATAGCAACAATAGTAAACCACAGCTCCAAATAGCATCCCCACTCCGAGAGTGCACATTATAGGGCCTACCGCTTTGTACATACTGGAAACAGCACATAGTTACAATCAGAATTATTGTTTAACGGCGGATCTGTAGCACAGTAGATGGCACATTAGCTATGTT
The nucleotide sequence above comes from Haliotis asinina isolate JCU_RB_2024 chromosome 5, JCU_Hal_asi_v2, whole genome shotgun sequence. Encoded proteins:
- the LOC137285162 gene encoding uncharacterized protein, with product MRPALHANMLRHRSQRARRLYNRPHTFSLSRLLMIILVGSILFIPGLTLTILGLQQAKDTDSMSPGKGIMYKAVGPIMCTLGVGMLFGAVVYYCCYGMGDQIRRDVNQQSSVMSSESKGNQGTHASIRSHHENGSHLGSPDGVIRRPSYKGEHHSPHQHHTSHHHQYHANMGSDEEAVPLAPSENFSTIDSSSPSKPTVSITVEDVSDSAMRHTDETELMINGGVRTDSVKV